The Triticum aestivum cultivar Chinese Spring chromosome 5A, IWGSC CS RefSeq v2.1, whole genome shotgun sequence genomic sequence TCCTCTATGGCACGTTGATGGCTGCTTCTCATGTTCTCTTTCTGCGAAAAAAACAGCAGGGGCCTTTGTGCAAAACAAAACAGGAGCAAAACGGGAGTCATGGCACTTAAGAGGTTAATACAAAATTACCTATAAAACCAGGGGCCATTGTGCAAATAAACAAGGCCGACTAGGGACTCACTTGAGCGTCGCATGACAATTTTCGCGCCCAACCGACGTCATGTGTGTCGCGCCTAaccgcaaaagagagagagaaaacagGCAGCTGGCCGGTTCAGATGGCCCGTGTGACCAAACTGCACCCGCAACGCAAATTCTATGATGGGTTTTTTCTGGTTTGCAAGTATCGTGACTGAAGTGGACCCGCAAGGCAAGTTCTTAGACCGCCAGTGCCATTTACTCTTGTTGATTCTCTCTATTGGCTTCTCGAGTTTGcacacttctttcttcttcgatTCCGTAGAATTCTATGTTGCTTCGCATCTAGTATCATCTCTAGCCTCCATTCCAGCAACGAGTGCACGAGCATCTATCAATTTTTGTGCTTTCAATAGATCGATGCAATCTTCTTTCGAATAGCAAAACTTGCATCCATACTACACACAAATTTGAGCAAACAATGAGCTACCGAAAGTGTGTCGAATCCGTGACAACCTAATCAAAAGAAGCACATACCCCATCTTTTTTgcacttgaagaacacccatcTGGGATGTTCTGGCGTGGTAGAAACTCGGCGCACCACCTGCCGTGGGCAATCGTTGCACTTTATAACCGGCAACGGTGAGCCGACGAGCCGTTGTGTTAGCACCAAGCCCGGGCAACGGTCGGGTGTGTCTTTGCCAGTGAACTGCCGACGGGAGAGATCTGAGTGGCTAGAGGAGGAACCAACATCTGCATGCGGCACGGAGGCGTTGCTGGGGCTGTGCGGTCTAGTACCCGGCCAATCCATGGCAAGGCACAGTCACTGGTGGCGGGAAGCGCcaaatccggcggcggcggcagtcatAGCCTATGGAGCATCTGCAGTGGCGTGTGGTGGCCGGCAAAGGTGCGAGGGCAGCGACGGCATCGATGCGGTGTGGCAGTGGGGCTGGGAAGGCAGCAAAGGAAAGAGGATTTTTTTACTCAACTGTTGAGCGGTTTAGTAAATATAAGGAGGCGCTGCGTCGCTGAGAATAATTTATCTTCCACTAGTGCTGATTGAGGATCGGCTTGGTGCCGATTGCAGAAGTAAAACCAAatttttactcctctaaccggtTATAGGGATCagttagagcatctatagccggacacGTCAAACCAACTCTCATACACCCGCGGACGCGCCCGGTCAATGACCGaatatgagagagaaggaaaaaaGGACCTAACCGGACCCCTCATATCATCCCTATACGCCCGAGCTGTCTGCAAACCCTCATACTCATCTCAAATGTAGAGAGGATATGAGGGCTCGCGGACGCGCCCGGGCAAGCACGACAGTCCGCCAAAGGACGCGACCCTACCCGGACCACATTTTCTCTTTATTTATTCATTATTTTCTTTCTCTCCCTTCATCTCCACCAATCACATGCAAGTGACCAGACATATGAGAATGAAAATAAGGAGTGTGATTGCACGGACGGATAAATAAGGGTTTAAAATGGACACGCCCGGTCACCAGTAATGGATATAGCCTAATGGGCCAGGGTTGGCCAATTGTATAACTGTTCATAAAAATTGCTTTTTCATAATATTTTAACTTTTGTCCTATGATATTAAGCTATTGAAAAAAAACCTTGGATGGGCACGGCCCATCCTGTTCACTCTCTACACCCGCCACTGCCGATCACtgaccggacgcgtccgcgggcgtttAAGGGGTTATATTTGCTATGTCTGGCTGTTGATGCTCTTAGAAATGGCATATTTGATCCAATGAGTGTCAAACAAAGTTTACAACAAAAGGGGCATGTCCAGTAGTTTTAGTGGGTTCTCGTCTTTGAAGGACAACGATTGTAGAAACAACACCCTAAGCTGATGTGTGATGCCCCGGCTCAATGAAGCAAATCAAATGTTTTAaagcacctcccccctcccccctcccccgcccgctcAAGAAATAAGTGTACTTGATTTTGTACTAAATTAACGACACTCGTTTTGAGATGGAAAGATTATTTGCCTACCCCCCTCCCAATAAGTGTAGTTGATTTTGTATTAAATTAGCGACACTTGTTTTAAGATGGAGAGAGTATTACTCAATCTTACTAACTATCTCCTCTAGACCAAAGTAGAAAGGACTAACAACAACAATCATTGGCCGCACCGACTACAACTTTAGAGATTGGACCGACCAATTAAAGTGTTTGGCATACTCGCCCATggctttattttatttttctttatctGTTAACTTTTATTTCCTTATAattttagaaaataaaataaatgctTTCAATTCAAAACCCATTTACGTATTTTAGGAAATTGAGCTCTTGGTATTTATATTAGCATTCACCTATTTTATTTTTTGCACATTTTGGAAAATGAAATAAATTTTTAATTGTGTTCTTTAAATGTTATAAAAGTgtaaacatttaaaaaaattgcacatttcaaaaaatgctcatgTGATTTTAGAAAGTCTTGTCATATTTGAAAAAATGGCCATGCAAATGTAGAAATGTTTTCTATTTTTATATAACCTTCACGTAGAGAAAGTGTTATGTATGTTTCAAAATATTTATGTAACTAAAATTGTTTGCATAGTTTTTTGTAAAAAAGTTCAGATAATTCTAAAAGGCATTCCATTTTTCTAGAGAAAGAGTCATGTTTCTTTAGTGTCCCAGATATGTTTTCAAGTTTTCATGAATTTTAATAGTGTTCATGAGATTTGCATTCGAGTTTACCCCCAAAAGATTTGTTTTCCACAACTCTTCAGGTGGTGTTTCAGAAAAGAAACAAACTTTTATGCGTCCCTGTAAAACACTCAGGTAGTAGTTACACAGGAGAAACACTCACCAAATTTGTCCCAGTATATAAAAAAGCAATAAAATTATTCCAAGTCCAAACTCGCTCGAAATGATAGCTCGTATGCAGAATGGCTACTGGTTACGTCTCCTTTGGGGCTTGGATCTTCACTTCGGAGCTCCCGGCATCTTCTTCTCCGGCCATGGGCGGCTGCTCCTCCTGCTGTCCTTGCTCGGTCGACGCCCCCCGCGCCACACGCGAGCGCAGCAGCATGGCGCGCATGGCCGGCGTCGCGTACGACATCGTCGCCTCGTTGGACGCCTCGGCCACTGGCGCCGCCGCCCTATATCCCCCCGCGATCGACCCCACTCCTCTTCTGATCATCCTCCTCGGTCCACCATTCCGCGCCCTCATCAACGTCTGCTGCTCCTCCGGCTCCAGCATCTGCCTGGAGGTGGCGCGCTGCTGCTGGTGCGCGCTCATGCCGGCCAGCATGTACGCCCGGCCCGACCGCATGTAGCTCTGCCGGTCTGACACGCGCTCGCGCATCTCCTGCAGCTCGGCCCCCAGTGCCATGATCATGGGGTCGCCGTCCCCTGCCGCCTCCGACTGCTCCAGCGCTCGCTGACGGTTCTCAAGGATCTCCACCGCCTCCTGGTGCTcgccccgctccgccgccgccctcgctgcCGCGATGTCCTCTGCCGCCTCCACCCGGATGCGCTCCCGCTCCACCTCCACCGACCGCTCCGACGCGCTCGGCGCGTGCTCTGGCCTCGCCACCGCCGTGTCCTCGGCCGTCACGCTCACCTCCGCGCCGGTCGCCGCGTTTCTGTAGCTGAAGACCACTTTCACCAGAGCAGTGGTGTCGCCGTCTGTCGCTTCGGCTCTTGGCACGGCCAGGAACAGCAAGAAACGCCTCTCCTCGTCGGCGTAGAGCTCCCCAACTCGAACAGACGCAGCGCGGCCGTCCTCGTCGACGCGGCTCTCGTAACGGCCGGACTTGACGGACACGACACGAACGCCGGGGTGCACGCACGACACGGCGATGCGCGCCTCCTGGACCacgacggagagcaggccgcctaTGCACTGCGCGAACGCGTCCTGGATCACAGCCTCTTTCTCGATGAACGAGAACGTGCCGCCTGTCGCCTCGGCTATGACGTGCATCGCGGCCGCGTCGTGGTCGTTGCCGAAGCCAAAGGTGTGGATCGGCGCGGACCACTCACCGTCAGCGCCAGTGCGCGCGAAGGAGGGCGGGACGAGCTCCTCATAGTTGTTGGCCTGGACGCCAGACGATCCACGGCGCCTCATCATGGTGTAGGTGTCTTGGCCGTCGGAGAGGAGCACGACGCTGGAGACGGCGTTCCTGTGCCGGCGCTCGTCGAGCACCTTGGCGGCCGTGCGGAGCCCCTCGGCAATGTTGGTGCCGCCGCGCGCCACGAGGGACTCCACGGCGCTCACGGCCAGTGCCTTCCCGGCGTCCGACATGCGCGTGAGCCTGGTCAGCCGGCGCGCCTCGGAGGAGAAGGACACGATGGAGAGGCGGTCGTCGGGGCCAAGGTTGTCGATGACGAACCGCATGGCCTGCTTCAGCAGCGCCAGCTTGTGGCCGCTCATGCTGCCGCTGACGTCGAGCACCGTCACGAGGTCcagcggcgcgcgcggcggcggctTGTCGCTGCCGGCCGCCACGGTGTTGGCCATCGATGGAGCCTTGACGTGCACGAGCACGGCGAAGTTGTCGCTGGACGAGTCCCGGGCGACGGCCGAGTACTCGGCGTGCGTCTTGACGACCACTGCCCCGTTCGACGCAGCTGCCGGTGTGCTGTCAGCTGGCTGCCCGGAGGCCGGCTCCACCTGCTCGTCGTCGTTGAAGACGACcgcaggctcgggcggcggctgATGATGCTGGACGGTGTGCACGTGCGGCGGCGGCTGGTGATGCTGCATGATTTGcgcatccggcggcggcggcggcggctggtgatgCTGCATGATATGCCCGTGCGGCGGCAGCGGTACCTGCGCTGGGAACGGAGGCATCCCGCCGTGCATGAGAGGAGGCGATGCTATGGGCTCGCTCGGAGGCTGCACGGCGTGCATGGGAACGGGACGACCCAGCCTAGGCAGCGtacgcggctgcggctgcggcaccGGCGCGGTGGGTCTTAGGAACGGCAGCTCTCGCCAGCGCGCGTTGCAGAGCGGGCAGACGAGGTGGCCGTGCGCGACGCTGGCGGAGATGCAATTGAAGTGGAAGGTGTGTGAGCACTCCGCCGTGAAGGTGGCCTGCCCGCCGCCGGCGGCCATGCCGCCGAGGCAGATGGCGCAAGGATTCTCCTGCGCACGCACAAACAAACACATGATTCAGATGCCGTGATGATTGACGAGCGAAATATATCAATCAaatcgatgatgaagatgaactGATGAACACAAAAATTGCAATCTTCATGATTCATTTGATTACCTGGTCAGGGGCTTCCATCTCTGCGACTGCAAGCTGCTGTGGAAACTGAGACGAACAAGTCAGCAGGGCAGCGGCGACATAAAACGAGGCAGATGCTTCGTCGGGAAGGAAAATAATTGTAGCAGTGTTAATTTCCGCCGTGGAGGTCACGTTCGTCGTGCTTGACCCTGACCCAAACGCCTAAATAATGTGAACTTGCTGAACTTCGCGGAAGAAATATGGTCATTCAGTACGTCGTCTGCTTCACCGTCTTAGAAAAGTGGAGAAGGACAAGGACGGTCGATGAAACTGAGGTTATCATTCCCATTGTTTTTGGGGAAGGTATTATCCGGAACTGGAATTTACACGACATGTTCGCGGAAATGACTTTGTGCTACCAGACGACGAGATGGGGCATTTCGTTTTGCTCGTTGCATTAAAAAAAGACACCCATACCCACCATACGTGTGGCATAAAAGGCATTCGCCCACACAGCGTGTATGGTATGAGCTGGGGGGCAGCCCACACGGGCTATGTATGGGCGAATAGTGGAATTGCCATGTGTGTTTGCTTAGTTGTCAtatacgcgcaactgcagttgccatccaataACATACGactgtcgtgtgggcgaaaagcagtttGCCCACACGCGCATGGACTAGGTGGTGACAtagtgggcagaaactagttcgcccacacagcgcagctAGCAAACGCGTGTTGTGGGGCATGTGGGCGACCTCTCtaacgcccacacaccagctttGTGCTACGTGGCACACGAAAATTGCCTCGATGTGTTAAGATTCGTGCAAACTTAACTGGACGATGATCCAAATGTGTGGACGAGTTGCAATGTTGCTATacatgtgggcgttagtgttttcgtaAAAAAACGAATGAAACAACTATTACTACCTTCGTCCTGCCCAAAACAGGTGGCATATATAAATTCAATCAAAAAGTCAACGTTTTCTAAG encodes the following:
- the LOC123105922 gene encoding E3 ubiquitin-protein ligase WAV3; this translates as MEAPDQENPCAICLGGMAAGGGQATFTAECSHTFHFNCISASVAHGHLVCPLCNARWRELPFLRPTAPVPQPQPRTLPRLGRPVPMHAVQPPSEPIASPPLMHGGMPPFPAQVPLPPHGHIMQHHQPPPPPPDAQIMQHHQPPPHVHTVQHHQPPPEPAVVFNDDEQVEPASGQPADSTPAAASNGAVVVKTHAEYSAVARDSSSDNFAVLVHVKAPSMANTVAAGSDKPPPRAPLDLVTVLDVSGSMSGHKLALLKQAMRFVIDNLGPDDRLSIVSFSSEARRLTRLTRMSDAGKALAVSAVESLVARGGTNIAEGLRTAAKVLDERRHRNAVSSVVLLSDGQDTYTMMRRRGSSGVQANNYEELVPPSFARTGADGEWSAPIHTFGFGNDHDAAAMHVIAEATGGTFSFIEKEAVIQDAFAQCIGGLLSVVVQEARIAVSCVHPGVRVVSVKSGRYESRVDEDGRAASVRVGELYADEERRFLLFLAVPRAEATDGDTTALVKVVFSYRNAATGAEVSVTAEDTAVARPEHAPSASERSVEVERERIRVEAAEDIAAARAAAERGEHQEAVEILENRQRALEQSEAAGDGDPMIMALGAELQEMRERVSDRQSYMRSGRAYMLAGMSAHQQQRATSRQMLEPEEQQTLMRARNGGPRRMIRRGVGSIAGGYRAAAPVAEASNEATMSYATPAMRAMLLRSRVARGASTEQGQQEEQPPMAGEEDAGSSEVKIQAPKET